A window of Panicum virgatum strain AP13 chromosome 8K, P.virgatum_v5, whole genome shotgun sequence contains these coding sequences:
- the LOC120644236 gene encoding uncharacterized protein LOC120644236 isoform X1 produces the protein MGGPRPREVHNIDNAFSKIKFKIPSFDGKYDLDAYLTWEMAVEQKFTCHDFTENAYVRAATSEFTDFSSIWWIEHGKKNPNNMPQTWDALKWVMRARFVPSYNARDLLNKLQQLKQGTKSVEEYYQELQMGMLCCNLEEDVEPAMARFLGGLNHEIQDILAYKEYTNITRLFHLACKAEREVQGRHASMKTKISTERNFSTGPRSSILSTGHAAAPYSSSARTIAPPSSDKPCDSPANSAAKTAQKPAATTSSVASTGRTRDVQCHRCKGFGHVMRDYPSKCVLVAKNDSEYSSASELDEDTLALLAADHAGSEGCPKEHINAAEADRYESLIVQCVLSAQMEKA, from the coding sequence ATGGGTGGACCGCGTCCACGTGAGGTACATAATATTGACAATGCTTTCAGTAAGATAAAATTTAAGATACCCTCTTTTGATGGTaaatatgatcttgatgcttatCTTACTTGGGAGATGGCTGTTGAACAAAAGTTTACTTGTCATGATTTTACTGAAAATGCATATGTTAGGGCTGCAACTAGTGAGTTCACTgatttttcttccatttggtggatagaacatggcaagaaaaatcctaataacatgccacaaacttgGGATGCTTTGAAATGGGTCATGAGGGCTAGATTTGTTCCATCTTACAATGCACGTGATCTGTTAAACAAGCTGCAGCAATTAAAACAGGGTACTAAAAGTGTAGAAGAATACTATCAAGAGCTGCAAATGGGTATGCTATGCTGCAATTTAGAGGAGGATGTGGAACCCGCTATGGCTAGATTTTTGGGTGGGTTAAATCATGAAATCCAAGACATCCTTGCATATAAAGAGTACACTAACATAACCCGTTTGTTCCATCTTGCTTGTAAAGCTGAAAGGGAAGTGCAGGGACGACATGCTAGTATGAAGACTAAGATTTCTACAGAGAGGAATTTTTCCACGGGGCCACGTTCGAGCATTCTATCAACTGGACATGCTGCTGCACCGTATTCATCATCAGCTCGAACAATAGCCCCACCTTCCAGCGACAAGCCTTGTGACAGCCCAGCAAATTCAGCAGCAAAGACCGCACAAAAACCTGCTGCAACCACTTCATCGGTGGCATCCACGGGCAGAACAAGAGACGTTCAATGCCACCGCTGCAAGGGATTTGGACATGTCATGCGTGACTACCCAAGCAAGTGTGTTTTGGTGGCCAAAAATGATAGTGAGTACTCATCTGCTAGTGAACTTGATGAAGATACACTTGCATTGCTTGCGGCTGACCATGCAGGAAGTGAGGGCTGCCCGAAAGAACATATTAATGCAGCTGAAGCCGACCGCTATGAGAGCCTCATTGTGCAGTGCGTGCTAAGCGCACAAATGGAGAAGGCATAG
- the LOC120644236 gene encoding uncharacterized protein LOC120644236 isoform X2, with product MGGPRPREVHNIDNAFSKIKFKIPSFDGKYDLDAYLTWEMAVEQKFTCHDFTENAYVRAATSEFTDFSSIWWIEHGKKNPNNMPQTWDALKWVMRARFVPSYNARDLLNKLQQLKQGTKSVEEYYQELQMGMLCCNLEEDVEPAMARFLGGLNHEIQDILAYKEYTNITRLFHLACKAEREVQGRHASMKTKISTERNFSTGPRSSILSTGHAAAPYSSSARTIAPPSSDKPCDSPANSAAKTAQKPAATTSSVASTGRTRDVQCHRCKGFGHVMRDYPSKCVLVAKNDTEADRYESLIVQCVLSAQMEKA from the exons ATGGGTGGACCGCGTCCACGTGAGGTACATAATATTGACAATGCTTTCAGTAAGATAAAATTTAAGATACCCTCTTTTGATGGTaaatatgatcttgatgcttatCTTACTTGGGAGATGGCTGTTGAACAAAAGTTTACTTGTCATGATTTTACTGAAAATGCATATGTTAGGGCTGCAACTAGTGAGTTCACTgatttttcttccatttggtggatagaacatggcaagaaaaatcctaataacatgccacaaacttgGGATGCTTTGAAATGGGTCATGAGGGCTAGATTTGTTCCATCTTACAATGCACGTGATCTGTTAAACAAGCTGCAGCAATTAAAACAGGGTACTAAAAGTGTAGAAGAATACTATCAAGAGCTGCAAATGGGTATGCTATGCTGCAATTTAGAGGAGGATGTGGAACCCGCTATGGCTAGATTTTTGGGTGGGTTAAATCATGAAATCCAAGACATCCTTGCATATAAAGAGTACACTAACATAACCCGTTTGTTCCATCTTGCTTGTAAAGCTGAAAGGGAAGTGCAGGGACGACATGCTAGTATGAAGACTAAGATTTCTACAGAGAGGAATTTTTCCACGGGGCCACGTTCGAGCATTCTATCAACTGGACATGCTGCTGCACCGTATTCATCATCAGCTCGAACAATAGCCCCACCTTCCAGCGACAAGCCTTGTGACAGCCCAGCAAATTCAGCAGCAAAGACCGCACAAAAACCTGCTGCAACCACTTCATCGGTGGCATCCACGGGCAGAACAAGAGACGTTCAATGCCACCGCTGCAAGGGATTTGGACATGTCATGCGTGACTACCCAAGCAAGTGTGTTTTGGTGGCCAAAAATGATA CTGAAGCCGACCGCTATGAGAGCCTCATTGTGCAGTGCGTGCTAAGCGCACAAATGGAGAAGGCATAG